In Cellvibrio polysaccharolyticus, a genomic segment contains:
- a CDS encoding DUF7931 domain-containing protein: MNNDASLENQQHNRHAVTDLADARAHLINIIQQSRRYLHILSENLHPNLYDDDSICAALSAFVRQNPNSHLRILIHDPVYLIRHHHKIMPLIRRLPSKISIRQIIAPAGDFPFFLSGDLDKSLLFSQEDQGNGHCNLQCRVTAQQLQAHFEEAWRQAVNIADLQTLSL; the protein is encoded by the coding sequence ATGAATAACGACGCATCTCTCGAAAACCAGCAACACAACCGCCATGCGGTTACCGACCTTGCCGATGCCCGGGCGCACCTTATCAACATTATTCAACAAAGCCGCCGCTACCTGCATATTCTTTCGGAAAACCTGCACCCCAACCTCTACGACGATGACAGCATCTGCGCCGCACTTTCGGCGTTTGTGCGTCAAAACCCCAACAGCCATTTACGCATTCTTATCCATGATCCGGTGTATTTGATCAGGCACCACCATAAAATCATGCCGCTGATCCGCCGCCTGCCCTCAAAAATTTCCATTCGACAAATTATCGCTCCGGCAGGAGACTTTCCTTTTTTCCTTTCCGGCGATCTCGACAAGTCGTTATTGTTCAGCCAGGAAGACCAGGGAAACGGTCACTGTAATCTCCAATGCCGGGTTACCGCCCAACAGTTGCAAGCCCATTTTGAAGAAGCCTGGCGCCAGGCAGTAAACATTGCCGACCTGCAAACCCTTTCTTTATAG
- a CDS encoding HU family DNA-binding protein, whose product MAVKKPAAKTVKEAAAPAAKKAPAARATAAKTAATKTAAAKPAAAKPAAARKAPAAAAKPAVVKPIAERQNKTQILNQIVESTELSRKQVQSVLDELSNIIEGHIKKKGVGEFVLPGLLKITTVKKPATKARKGINPFTGEEVTFKAKPASTSVKVRPLKKLKEFAL is encoded by the coding sequence ATGGCCGTTAAAAAACCAGCCGCAAAAACTGTGAAAGAAGCCGCCGCGCCGGCAGCCAAAAAAGCCCCGGCAGCCAGAGCGACTGCTGCAAAAACCGCGGCAACAAAAACTGCAGCGGCCAAACCGGCTGCCGCTAAACCTGCAGCAGCCAGAAAAGCACCAGCGGCCGCCGCCAAGCCTGCCGTAGTCAAGCCAATTGCCGAGCGTCAGAACAAAACCCAGATTCTGAATCAGATCGTCGAGTCTACCGAGCTGAGCAGAAAGCAGGTTCAGTCTGTACTGGACGAACTGAGCAACATCATTGAAGGTCACATCAAGAAAAAGGGTGTGGGTGAATTTGTTCTGCCAGGCCTGCTGAAAATTACTACCGTTAAAAAGCCGGCGACCAAAGCCCGTAAAGGCATTAACCCGTTCACCGGCGAAGAAGTCACTTTCAAAGCCAAGCCGGCGTCTACTTCCGTTAAAGTGCGTCCGCTGAAAAAACTGAAAGAATTCGCTCTGTAA
- a CDS encoding HIT domain-containing protein: MFELHPRLAQDSVIVGQFELSLLLLSKDANYPWCILVPQREDIFEIHHLDNQEQQQLIRESSRLSEVMTSLFDAHKMNIAALGNVVRQLHIHHVARFVDDAAWPQPIWGKVPQKDYQPEAFEDRISRLQNALVGEDFTVAK, translated from the coding sequence ATGTTTGAATTACACCCCCGATTGGCTCAGGATTCTGTCATCGTCGGGCAATTTGAATTGTCCCTGCTGCTGTTAAGCAAAGATGCCAACTATCCCTGGTGCATTCTGGTACCGCAGCGGGAAGATATTTTTGAGATTCATCACCTGGATAACCAGGAGCAACAACAGTTAATCAGAGAATCTTCCCGGCTTTCAGAGGTGATGACCAGCCTGTTTGATGCGCACAAGATGAACATCGCCGCGCTGGGCAATGTGGTGCGTCAGCTGCACATTCATCATGTGGCGCGCTTCGTTGATGATGCTGCCTGGCCGCAACCGATATGGGGCAAGGTGCCACAAAAGGACTATCAGCCGGAAGCGTTTGAAGACCGCATCAGCCGTTTGCAAAATGCGCTGGTGGGAGAAGATTTCACCGTCGCGAAATAG
- a CDS encoding ribosomal protein uL16 3-hydroxylase has protein sequence MATPLTHLGDISVEVFLKEYWQKKPLLIRQAFPGFESPLDGDELAGLSLEEEVESRLVLEKGKTPWELQNGPFDEDTFGKLPESHWSLLVQAVDQWVPEVNELLQHFRFIPNWRLDDIMISYAPDQGSVGPHFDYYDVFLLQGAGQRRWRLGQMCDSESPRVPGIALNILEQFEQTDEWVLEPGDMLYVPPGLAHWGIAEGESITYSIGFRAPSHADILSELGQDVADRLSNDQRFSDPDLQLQDNPGTIAPAAIAQIRKLLTEQLTDERIASWFGRYMSERKYLDEEAQEPIESEEWIPAMQDGLLLWRHPAARFAWYALENDRALLFADGAQFPASAGFARYLCECEEIDWQGLEPWLDDDEHIAVISALVNQDTLLLDE, from the coding sequence ATGGCAACGCCACTTACTCATCTCGGCGACATCAGTGTTGAAGTATTTTTAAAAGAATACTGGCAAAAAAAACCACTGCTTATTCGTCAGGCTTTCCCCGGTTTCGAATCACCGCTGGACGGGGACGAACTGGCGGGATTATCGCTGGAAGAAGAAGTTGAATCGCGACTGGTGCTGGAAAAGGGGAAAACCCCTTGGGAATTACAAAACGGCCCTTTCGATGAAGACACCTTTGGGAAACTGCCAGAAAGCCATTGGAGCTTGCTGGTGCAAGCGGTCGATCAATGGGTGCCGGAAGTCAACGAACTCTTGCAACACTTCCGGTTTATTCCCAACTGGCGCCTTGATGACATCATGATCAGCTACGCGCCGGACCAGGGCAGCGTGGGCCCTCATTTTGATTATTACGATGTATTTCTGTTGCAGGGAGCCGGTCAACGCCGCTGGCGTCTTGGCCAGATGTGCGACAGTGAATCACCGCGTGTTCCGGGTATTGCGCTGAATATTCTTGAGCAATTCGAGCAAACCGACGAGTGGGTGCTGGAACCTGGCGATATGCTTTACGTACCGCCAGGGCTTGCCCATTGGGGAATTGCCGAAGGTGAATCGATTACCTACTCCATCGGTTTTCGGGCCCCCTCTCACGCTGACATTCTCAGTGAACTGGGACAGGATGTAGCCGATCGTCTCAGTAACGATCAACGCTTCTCGGACCCGGATCTGCAATTACAAGACAACCCGGGCACTATTGCACCGGCAGCCATCGCGCAAATCCGAAAACTCCTCACCGAGCAATTGACCGACGAACGTATCGCCAGCTGGTTTGGCCGCTACATGAGCGAGCGCAAATATCTCGACGAAGAAGCACAGGAGCCGATCGAGAGCGAAGAATGGATCCCGGCGATGCAGGACGGGTTGTTATTATGGCGCCACCCGGCGGCACGATTTGCCTGGTACGCGCTGGAAAATGACCGCGCCCTGTTATTCGCAGACGGCGCACAATTTCCAGCCAGCGCCGGTTTTGCCCGTTATTTATGTGAGTGCGAAGAAATAGACTGGCAGGGCCTTGAGCCCTGGCTGGATGATGACGAGCATATTGCCGTTATCAGCGCGCTGGTAAATCAGGACACGCTACTGCTGGACGAATAA